In one window of Drosophila mauritiana strain mau12 chromosome X, ASM438214v1, whole genome shotgun sequence DNA:
- the LOC117147971 gene encoding small integral membrane protein 4, with amino-acid sequence MSPYSGSVRRLLDSWPGKKRFGVYRFLPLFFLLGAGLEFSMINWTVGETNFYRTFKRRQAKNYVEEQQHLQARAAKNTD; translated from the exons ATGAGTCCGTACAGCGGATCAGTGCGTCGTCTGCTGGACAGTTGGCCAGGAAAGAAGCGCTTCGGTGTCTACCGCTTCCTGCCGCTCTTCTTTTTGCTGGGCGCCGGCCTGGAATTCTCCATGATCAATTGGACAGTGGGCGAGACCAACTTCT ACCGCACTTTTAAGCGCCGCCAGGCGAAGAACTACGTGgaagagcagcagcatctgcagGCGCGAGCAGCGAAAAACACTGACTAA
- the LOC117147972 gene encoding uncharacterized protein C12orf73 homolog, producing the protein MPAGVSWGQYMKFLGCALASMMAGSQAVHFYYKPLEDLRTYIEQEQHSTQVDPTAKPPESA; encoded by the coding sequence ATGCCCGCCGGAGTTTCCTGGGGCCAGTACATGAAGTTCCTCGGCTGTGCCCTGGCATCCATGATGGCCGGATCGCAAGCTGTCCACTTTTACTATAAGCCTCTGGAGGACTTGCGCACCTACATCGAACAGGAGCAGCACAGCACACAGGTGGATCCCACCGCTAAGCCACCGGAATCTGCCTAA
- the LOC117147966 gene encoding gastrula zinc finger protein XlCGF26.1 codes for MPLNLTRESARELCCTCLLQLEKEPLKTELQSDEIPISQELQQLLHINLSQDVENQDADQQWLPNELCLECRRAVQNFEKFRRKAEECRKQLLEMLKKDAREPTFEVVYDGREEDQESLHSLEPPEPAPDPDPIDEPAIKRDKSPRKSFRGSRNTLKCSVCRHSFAHQITLAAHIRKVHEGSKRPFQCDQCEKTYSFMGGLYTHIREVHAPKERRHPCDQPGCERIYTSRIAMQKHKRLKHSPRDRDALKKFICEQCGASFNQSANLKYHLKTKHPTEDEVAAREGGAGERHFCDICQKEFHSRYTLKYHTLQQHEVQEELPHECQVCGRRMAKKFMLLQHMLMHSSDKLPCEHCGRRFARRFELEAHVRAVHLKLKPFPCHHCPESFASRKTLRHHEYIHTGEKPYICDTCGQAFRQQTCLKNHRKVHEK; via the coding sequence ATGCCTTTAAATCTTACCCGTGAATCCGCACGAGAACTCTGTTGCACATGCCTGCTCCAATTGGAGAAGGAACCCTTGAAGACAGAACTCCAATCAGACGAGATTCCAATCAGCcaggagctgcagcagctgctccacaTAAATCTATCGCAGGATGTGGAGAACCAGGACGCCGACCAGCAGTGGCTGCCCAACGAACTGTGCCTGGAATGCCGCAGAGCGGTGCAGAATTTCGAAAAGTTCCGCAGGAAAGCCGAGGAGTGCAGAAAGCAGCTGCTGGAAATGCTGAAGAAAGACGCACGGGAACCCACTTTCGAAGTGGTCTACGACGGCAGGGAGGAGGACCAAGAGTCTCTGCATAGTCTGGAACCACCTGAACCTGCTCCCGACCCAGATCCCATCGATGAGCCGGCTATAAAGAGGGATAAGTCCCCCCGAAAGTCCTTCAGGGGATCAAGGAACACCCTGAAGTGTTCCGTATGCCGGCACAGCTTTGCCCACCAGATAACCCTCGCAGCACACATCCGCAAGGTGCACGAGGGCAGCAAAAGGCCCTTCCAATGCGATCAGTGCGAGAAGACCTACAGTTTCATGGGCGGTCTGTATACCCACATTCGAGAGGTGCATGCCCCCAAGGAGCGACGCCATCCCTGCGACCAGCCAGGCTGCGAGAGGATCTACACCAGCCGCATAGCCATGCAGAAGCACAAAAGGCTGAAGCACAGTCCGCGCGACCGCGATGCCTTGAAGAAATTCATCTGCGAGCAGTGCGGAGCCAGCTTTAACCAGTCGGCGAATCTTAAGTACCACCTTAAGACAAAGCATCCCACGGAGGACGAGGTGGCTGCCAGGGAGGGCGGCGCCGGAGAACGCCATTTCTGCGACATTTGTCAAAAGGAGTTCCATTCCCGATACACCCTCAAGTACCACACTTTGCAGCAGCACGAGGTGCAGGAAGAGTTGCCACACGAATGCCAGGTCTGTGGCCGCCGAATGGCCAAGAAGTTCATGCTGCTGCAGCACATGCTGATGCACTCAAGCGACAAGTTGCCCTGCGAGCACTGCGGCAGAAGATTTGCCAGGCGATTCGAGCTCGAGGCCCACGTGAGAGCGGTCCACTTAAAGCTGAAACCCTTTCCCTGTCACCACTGTCCGGAGAGCTTTGCTTCGAGGAAAACCCTGCGGCACCATGAGTACATACACACGGGTGAGAAACCCTACATTTGCGACACCTGCGGACAGGCCTTCCGGCAGCAGACGTGTCTTAAAAACCACCGGAAGGTGCACGAGAAGTAG
- the LOC117147970 gene encoding coiled-coil domain-containing protein 25, with product MVFYFKSNVVQPPAMLYMGRDKHENEELIRWGWPEDVWFHVHDLSSAHVYLRLRKGQTIDDIPTDVLVDAAQLCKANSIQGNKVNNLEVVYTMWENLKKTPDMEPGQVSYHNEKAVRRIRLEKRINEIVNRLNRTKTEEEHPDFRALREARDAAERQDQKKLQRERREQEKEAAKQRELEAELRSYASLQKSENMRTNYDAGNESDDFM from the coding sequence ATGGTGTTCTACTTCAAGAGCAATGTGGTCCAGCCGCCGGCGATGCTTTACATGGGTCGCGACAAGCACGAAAACGAGGAGCTCATCAGATGGGGCTGGCCGGAGGACGTGTGGTTCCATGTCCACGACCTGTCCTCGGCTCACGTGTATTTGCGGCTACGGAAGGGCCAGACAATCGACGACATACCCACCGATGTGCTGGTGGACGCCGCTCAGTTGTGCAAGGCGAACAGCATTCAGGGCAACAAGGTGAACAACCTGGAGGTGGTGTACACCATGTGGGAGAACCTCAAGAAGACCCCGGACATGGAGCCCGGCCAGGTGTCCTACCACAACGAGAAGGCGGTGCGTCGCATCCGCCTGGAGAAGCGCATCAATGAGATTGTCAATCGCCTGAACAGGACCAAGACGGAGGAGGAGCACCCCGATTTCCGGGCACTGCGCGAGGCGCGGGATGCTGCCGAGCGGCAGGATCAGAAGAAGCTGCAGCGAGAGCGGCGCGAGCAGGAGAAGGAGGCTGCCAAGCAACGGGAGCTGGAGGCGGAGCTGCGAAGCTATGCGTCCCTCCAGAAGTCGGAGAACATGCGCACCAACTACGATGCGGGCAACGAGTCGGATGACTTCATGTAG
- the LOC117147981 gene encoding uncharacterized protein LOC117147981 — protein MGCCASNLKLKELSSLNSSIYVASVGSASRSQKRLYSSRNSSGVGSSSGSSSSSSSSRSIWSRSSQPICDDFAEQPQLDKSCGYYTCSSANSSPRKGQENDEEMEGALMRTQDMSASSRDSTQSDQMVGNLEWEMHMMQQAQRIMPKTSSPICQRRDNGQMPPSSYQKWRNYLQSTPAHMLHNVTHIPEAIAGHFCPTSFPGFSDLEEMESAAKRFKVDFEKEPLEEPLYTTYQLLAGHTHTISTDL, from the coding sequence ATGGGTTGTTGTGCAAGCAATCTGAAGCTCAAGGAGCTGAGCAGCCTGAACAGCAGCATCTATGTGGCATCCGTCGGATCGGCAAGTCGCTCCCAGAAGCGTTTGTACAGCAGTCGAAACAGCAGCGGAgtgggcagcagcagcggtaGCAGCAGCTCCTCATCCTCCAGCCGCAGCATCTGGAGCCGCTCCAGCCAGCCAATTTGCGATGATTTCGCCGAGCAGCCTCAACTGGACAAATCCTGCGGCTACTACACCTGCAGCAGCGCCAATTCATCGCCGAGGAAGGGCCAGGAGAATGACGAGGAGATGGAGGGAGCGCTTATGCGCACGCAGGACATGAGCGCGTCATCCCGTGATTCCACACAATCCGATCAAATGGTGGGCAATCTGGAGTGGGAGATGCACATGATGCAGCAGGCGCAGCGCATTATGCCCAAGACCTCGTCGCCGATTTGCCAAAGAAGGGATAATGGTCAGATGCCCCCCTCGTCGTACCAGAAGTGGCGAAACTATCTGCAATCCACGCCAGCGCACATGCTGCACAATGTCACCCACATTCCGGAGGCCATTGCCGGTCACTTTTGCCCCACCAGCTTTCCGGGCTTCAGCGACCTGGAGGAGATGGAGAGTGCGGCCAAGAGGTTCAAGGTGGATTTCGAGAAGGAACCACTGGAGGAGCCCCTGTACACCACCTACCAACTGCTAGCCGGGCACACGCACACCATATCCACAGATCTGTGA
- the LOC117147982 gene encoding protein nullo, translating into MGSTHSAEKVKSVEDSTSPANPGIFCTPLPGFISKIQRLVVRKLSISARKQKRLSKRSKQLLRPMPRCSSFGSCGTLLTPTKKSSSNTADRRYAQWKCSFEHLAQKQPRLHDISEAMAGQTTPRGFPSHTDPKRCLMVVDSSSPESPLYDMVGGQKVRRRLSLRSHAPVRRPSARQKAEQAKLDAQFQRDLRDLEDYYGGFHFAQRRERLVKV; encoded by the coding sequence ATGGGCAGCACACATTCCGCTGAGAAGGTGAAGAGCGTCGAGGACTCGACCAGTCCTGCAAATCCTGGCATCTTCTGCACTCCCCTGCCCGGCTTTATAAGCAAAATCCAGAGACTCGTCGTCCGCAAGCTGAGCATCTCGGCCAGGAAACAAAAGCGACTGAGCAAGCGCTCCAAGCAACTCCTGCGTCCCATGCCCCGCTGCTCGTCCTTCGGATCCTGCGGCACCCTGCTGACGCCCACCAAGAAGTCCTCATCCAACACAGCCGATCGCCGCTACGCCCAATGGAAGTGCAGTTTCGAGCACCTGGCCCAAAAGCAGCCGCGTCTCCATGACATCAGCGAGGCCATGGCCGGACAGACCACGCCACGCGGCTTCCCCTCCCACACGGATCCCAAGAGGTGTCTGATGGTGGTGGACTCCAGTTCGCCGGAGTCTCCGCTCTACGACATGGTCGGTGGGCAGAAAGTCCGCCGCCGCCTGAGTCTGCGCAGCCACGCCCCTGTGCGACGCCCATCCGCCCGCCAGAAGGCCGAACAGGCCAAGCTGGACGCTCAGTTCCAGCGGGATCTGCGCGATCTGGAGGATTACTATGGCGGATTCCACTTTGCCCAGCGCCGCGAGCGATTGGTGAAGGTTTGA